Proteins encoded by one window of Streptomyces sp. NBC_01571:
- a CDS encoding 6-phospho-beta-glucosidase has translation MKLTILGGGGFRVPLVYGALLGDRAEGRVTRVVLHDVDAERLTAVARVLSEQAAGDPDAPEVSFTTDLDDALRGADFVFSAIRVGGLEGRAADERVALDEGVLGQETVGAGGIAYGLRTVPVAVDIARRVARLAPDAWVINFTNPAGLVTEAMSRHLGDRVIGICDSPVGLGRRIATVLGANPREAFIDYVGLNHLGWVRGLRVEGRDELPRLLADPELLGSFEEGKLFGADWLRSLGAVPNEYLHYYYFNRETVSAYQRAEKTRGAFLRDQQKRFYDDMKHPDTAALTAWDRTRAEREATYMAENRDAAGAGERAADDLSGGYEKVALALMRAIARDERTTLILNVRNRGTLAVLDTDAVIEVPCLVDANGAHPVSVAPLPGHATGLVCAVKAVEREVLSAADSGSRTTAVKAFALHPLVDSVNVARRLVDGYTSVHPGLAYLK, from the coding sequence GTGAAGCTGACGATTCTGGGTGGCGGCGGGTTCCGGGTGCCGCTCGTGTACGGGGCACTCCTCGGGGACCGCGCCGAGGGCCGCGTCACCCGTGTCGTACTGCACGACGTGGACGCGGAGCGACTGACGGCCGTCGCCCGCGTGCTGAGCGAGCAGGCCGCGGGGGACCCCGACGCCCCCGAGGTGTCCTTCACGACCGACCTCGACGACGCCCTGCGCGGCGCCGACTTCGTCTTCTCGGCGATCCGGGTCGGCGGACTGGAGGGCCGGGCGGCGGACGAGCGGGTCGCCCTCGACGAGGGGGTCCTCGGCCAGGAGACGGTCGGTGCCGGCGGCATCGCGTACGGCCTGCGCACGGTGCCGGTCGCCGTCGACATCGCCCGCCGGGTGGCCCGGCTCGCCCCCGACGCCTGGGTCATCAACTTCACCAACCCGGCCGGTCTGGTCACCGAGGCCATGTCCCGCCACCTCGGCGACCGCGTGATCGGCATCTGCGACTCGCCCGTCGGCCTCGGCCGCCGGATCGCCACCGTCCTGGGCGCGAACCCCCGCGAGGCCTTCATCGACTACGTCGGCCTCAACCACCTCGGCTGGGTGCGCGGGCTGCGCGTCGAGGGCAGGGACGAGCTGCCCAGGCTGCTCGCCGACCCCGAACTGCTCGGCTCCTTCGAGGAGGGCAAGCTCTTCGGTGCCGACTGGCTGCGCTCCCTGGGCGCCGTCCCGAACGAGTACCTGCACTACTACTACTTCAACCGGGAAACCGTCAGCGCCTACCAGCGCGCGGAGAAGACCCGCGGCGCGTTCCTGCGCGACCAGCAGAAGCGGTTCTACGACGACATGAAGCACCCGGACACCGCCGCGCTCACCGCCTGGGACCGCACCCGCGCCGAGCGCGAGGCCACCTACATGGCCGAGAACCGGGACGCGGCCGGCGCGGGCGAGCGCGCCGCCGACGACCTCTCCGGCGGGTACGAGAAGGTGGCGCTCGCGCTGATGCGCGCCATCGCCCGCGACGAGCGCACCACCCTGATCCTCAACGTCCGCAACCGCGGCACCCTCGCGGTGCTCGACACGGACGCCGTCATCGAGGTGCCCTGCCTCGTCGACGCCAACGGCGCGCACCCCGTCTCCGTCGCCCCGCTGCCCGGCCACGCCACCGGGCTGGTGTGCGCGGTCAAGGCGGTGGAGCGCGAGGTGCTGTCCGCGGCCGATTCCGGCTCGCGCACGACCGCCGTCAAGGCCTTCGCCCTGCACCCGCTCGTGGACTCGGTGAACGTGGCCCGGCGACTGGTCGACGGATACACCTCGGTCCACCCCGGTCTGGCGTACCTCAAGTAG
- a CDS encoding glycoside hydrolase family 38 C-terminal domain-containing protein, with amino-acid sequence MHDERRRIEERVQRVHDQRIKPAVHAASVPFEVEAWQAPGEPVPFDEAAAAPYQPFAMGTPWGPPWGTTWFRMRGTVPEDWAGRRVEAVFDLGFVGDWPGNQAEALVHLPDGVPLKAVNPQNQYVPVARPAAGGERVDYLVEAASNPDILADDFARPTPLGDRLTAGSEPLYTFRRADIAVLDEDVWHLDLDIQVLRELMTELGESDPRRHEIMIALDRALDALDLDDISGTAGAARAVLAPTLAKPAHASAHTLSAVGHAHIDSAWLWPIRETKRKTARTFSNVTALAEEYEELVFACSQAQQYEWVRDHHPHVWERIKKAVADGNWAPVGGMWVEADGNLPGGEALARQLVHGKRFFIEHFGIETKGVWLPDSFGYNAAYPQLAKLAGNDWFLTQKLSWNQTNKLPHHSFWWEGLDGTRIFTHFPPVDTYNVEFSGREMAHAVRNYQDKGRGSTSLAPFGHGDGGGGPTREMMERARRLANLEGSAKVRVEHPDAFFATAREEIPGDQVWSGELYLELHRATYTSQARTKQGNRRSEHLLREAELWATTAALRTPAYSYPYERLDRLWKTVLLHQFHDILPGSSIAWVHREAEAEYARVAREVEAITEEAVAALGSGGTRVFNAGPVDRAEVVRTPAGLPVYVEVPANGSAPLGTAGPPRPVTVDGRVLDNGLVRVELAVDGTLASVRDLTADREVLADKGNLLRLHSDLPNHWDAWDIDKHYRNRYTDLLDTESVTVAEDGPLLGALRVERAFGKGSRIVQTITVRAGSRRIDVETEIDWHETEKILKAAFPVDIRAPYSSAEIQFGHVQRPTHTNTSWESARFEVYGHRWVHIAEPGYGVAVINDSTYGHDVSRTVREDGGTTTTVRLSLVRAPRVPDPDADQGRHRFTYALLPGATIEDAVAAGYALNLPLRVTDSAGSAVPVVSVDGEGVTVEAVKLADDTSGDVVVRLYESRGGRATGILRTGFPLAGAQVTDLLERPLGEADTDGDAVAVSLRPFEVRTLRLAVRKD; translated from the coding sequence ATGCACGACGAACGCCGCCGGATCGAGGAGCGCGTCCAGCGCGTCCACGACCAGCGCATCAAGCCCGCCGTCCACGCCGCCTCCGTACCCTTCGAGGTCGAGGCGTGGCAGGCGCCCGGTGAACCGGTCCCCTTCGACGAGGCCGCCGCGGCGCCGTACCAGCCCTTCGCGATGGGCACCCCCTGGGGGCCGCCGTGGGGCACCACCTGGTTCCGGATGCGCGGGACCGTACCCGAGGACTGGGCGGGCAGGCGTGTCGAGGCCGTCTTCGACCTCGGCTTCGTGGGGGACTGGCCCGGCAACCAGGCCGAGGCGCTCGTCCACCTCCCCGACGGGGTCCCGCTGAAGGCGGTCAACCCGCAGAACCAGTACGTGCCCGTCGCCCGTCCGGCCGCGGGCGGGGAACGCGTCGACTACCTGGTCGAGGCGGCCTCGAACCCCGACATCCTGGCGGACGACTTCGCGCGCCCGACCCCGCTCGGCGACCGGCTCACGGCGGGCTCCGAACCGCTCTACACCTTCAGGCGCGCGGACATCGCCGTTCTCGACGAGGACGTCTGGCACCTCGACCTCGACATCCAGGTGCTGCGCGAGCTGATGACGGAGCTCGGCGAATCCGATCCGCGCCGCCACGAGATCATGATCGCGCTCGACCGGGCGCTGGACGCGCTGGACCTGGACGACATCTCCGGGACCGCCGGCGCGGCGCGCGCCGTACTGGCGCCCACGCTGGCCAAGCCCGCGCACGCCAGCGCCCACACCCTCTCCGCGGTGGGCCACGCGCACATCGACTCCGCCTGGCTCTGGCCGATCCGCGAGACCAAGCGCAAGACCGCCCGCACCTTCTCGAACGTGACCGCGCTCGCCGAGGAGTACGAGGAGCTGGTCTTCGCCTGCTCACAGGCCCAGCAGTACGAGTGGGTGCGCGACCACCACCCGCACGTGTGGGAGCGGATCAAGAAGGCGGTCGCCGACGGGAACTGGGCGCCGGTCGGCGGCATGTGGGTCGAGGCCGACGGCAACCTGCCCGGCGGTGAGGCGCTGGCCCGCCAGCTCGTCCACGGCAAACGGTTCTTCATCGAGCACTTCGGCATCGAGACCAAGGGCGTGTGGCTGCCGGACTCCTTCGGCTACAACGCGGCCTACCCGCAGCTCGCCAAACTCGCCGGCAACGACTGGTTCCTCACCCAGAAGCTCTCCTGGAACCAGACCAACAAGCTGCCGCACCACAGCTTCTGGTGGGAGGGCCTCGACGGCACGCGCATCTTCACGCACTTCCCGCCCGTCGACACCTACAACGTGGAGTTCTCCGGCAGGGAGATGGCGCACGCCGTCCGCAACTACCAGGACAAGGGCCGCGGTTCGACGTCACTGGCCCCCTTCGGCCACGGCGACGGCGGTGGCGGCCCCACCCGCGAGATGATGGAGCGGGCCCGCCGGCTGGCGAACCTGGAGGGTTCGGCGAAGGTACGCGTCGAGCACCCGGACGCCTTCTTCGCCACCGCGCGCGAGGAGATCCCCGGGGACCAGGTCTGGTCGGGCGAGCTCTACCTGGAGCTGCACCGCGCCACCTACACCTCGCAGGCCCGCACCAAGCAGGGCAACCGGCGCAGCGAACACCTGCTGCGCGAGGCCGAGTTGTGGGCGACGACGGCCGCGCTGCGGACGCCGGCGTACTCCTACCCGTACGAGCGGCTCGACCGGCTCTGGAAGACGGTCCTGCTCCACCAGTTCCACGACATCCTGCCCGGCTCCTCCATCGCCTGGGTGCACCGCGAGGCCGAGGCGGAGTACGCGCGGGTGGCGCGGGAGGTGGAGGCGATCACGGAGGAGGCCGTGGCCGCGCTGGGCAGCGGCGGCACCCGGGTGTTCAACGCCGGTCCGGTCGACCGCGCCGAAGTGGTGCGTACCCCCGCCGGCCTCCCGGTCTACGTCGAGGTCCCGGCGAACGGCAGCGCGCCGCTGGGCACGGCCGGACCACCGCGGCCGGTGACCGTCGACGGCCGCGTCCTCGACAACGGACTGGTCCGCGTCGAACTGGCCGTGGACGGCACCCTGGCGTCCGTGCGGGACCTGACGGCCGACCGCGAGGTCCTCGCCGACAAGGGGAACCTCCTGCGTCTGCACAGCGACCTCCCGAACCACTGGGACGCCTGGGACATCGACAAGCACTACCGGAACCGCTACACGGACCTGCTCGACACCGAGTCCGTGACCGTGGCCGAGGACGGACCGCTGCTCGGCGCCCTGCGGGTGGAACGCGCCTTCGGGAAGGGCTCGCGGATCGTCCAGACGATCACCGTACGGGCGGGCAGCCGCCGGATCGACGTCGAGACCGAGATCGACTGGCACGAGACGGAGAAGATCCTCAAGGCCGCCTTCCCGGTGGACATCCGGGCCCCGTACTCCTCCGCGGAGATCCAGTTCGGCCACGTCCAGCGCCCCACCCACACCAACACCAGCTGGGAGTCGGCCCGTTTCGAGGTCTACGGCCACCGCTGGGTGCACATCGCCGAGCCCGGCTACGGCGTCGCCGTCATCAACGACTCGACCTACGGCCACGACGTCTCCCGCACGGTCCGCGAGGACGGCGGTACGACGACGACCGTCCGGCTCTCCCTGGTGCGTGCCCCGCGCGTACCCGACCCCGACGCCGACCAGGGCAGGCACCGCTTCACCTACGCGCTGCTGCCGGGCGCGACCATCGAGGACGCGGTCGCGGCGGGCTACGCGCTCAACCTGCCGCTGCGCGTGACCGATTCGGCCGGCAGCGCCGTGCCCGTCGTCTCCGTCGACGGCGAGGGCGTGACGGTCGAGGCGGTCAAGCTCGCCGACGACACCTCGGGCGATGTCGTCGTACGCCTCTACGAGTCACGCGGCGGCCGGGCCACCGGCATCCTGCGCACGGGCTTCCCGCTCGCGGGGGCGCAGGTGACCGACCTGCTGGAACGCCCGCTGGGCGAGGCGGACACGGACGGGGACGCGGTGGCGGTGTCACTGCGGCCGTTCGAGGTGCGGACACTGCGGCTGGCCGTGCGGAAGGACTGA
- a CDS encoding carbohydrate binding domain-containing protein: protein MRITDLGRSRRRFFALLGTAALALAGAVALPTTAQAANILSNPGFESGSPSPWSCTGNLGSVVSSPVHGGSKALAGAVSSSDNAQCSQTVSVQPNTTYSLSGWVRGNYVYLGVDGGASTWTTSPSAYSQLSVSFTTGASQTSAKIYVHGWYAQGTYYADDISLDGPGGGGGGSDTQAPTTPTNLTSTGKTSSSVSLSWGASSDNVGVSAYDVYSGSNQVLSVSGTGATVSGLSPSTAYTFTVKARDAAGNTSAASNSVSVTTSAGGGGPTGFKQAAPYLYLGWGDPPSATSVMSSTGIKWFTMAFMLDSGGCNPAWDSSRPLTGGTDQTVINQIRSAGGDVVPSFGGWQGSKLGANCSSAGALAGALQKVIDAYGLKAIDMDIENTDEFENEAVQAKILTALKTVKANNPGLRTIVTFGTSTTGPTYYGNRLIEQAQSLNAGIDVFTIMPFDFGGGSDMYNNTVNATEGLKAKLKSTFGWDDATAYSHIGISGMNGLSDQQENTTPAIWTQIRDWANSHHIARLAYWAVNRDRSCPGGGVVSNCSGISQSTWQFTSITAGFTG from the coding sequence GTGCGCATCACCGACCTCGGACGTTCCAGACGTCGCTTCTTCGCTCTGCTCGGCACCGCTGCCCTGGCCCTGGCCGGGGCGGTCGCCCTCCCCACCACGGCCCAGGCGGCCAACATCCTCTCCAATCCCGGCTTCGAGTCGGGCAGTCCCTCCCCCTGGTCCTGCACCGGGAACCTCGGCTCGGTGGTCTCCAGCCCCGTGCACGGAGGCTCCAAGGCCCTCGCGGGCGCGGTGAGTTCGAGTGACAACGCCCAGTGCAGCCAGACCGTCTCGGTGCAGCCGAACACCACGTACAGCCTCTCGGGCTGGGTGCGCGGCAACTACGTCTACCTCGGCGTGGACGGCGGTGCCTCGACCTGGACCACGTCCCCGTCGGCGTACAGCCAGCTCTCCGTGTCCTTCACCACCGGCGCCTCGCAGACCAGTGCCAAGATCTATGTCCACGGCTGGTACGCGCAGGGCACCTACTACGCCGACGACATCAGCCTCGACGGTCCGGGCGGCGGCGGAGGCGGCTCCGACACCCAGGCGCCGACCACACCGACGAACCTGACCTCCACCGGCAAGACCTCGTCGAGCGTGTCGCTGTCGTGGGGCGCGTCGAGCGACAACGTCGGCGTCAGCGCGTACGACGTCTACAGCGGCTCGAACCAGGTGCTCAGCGTCTCCGGTACCGGCGCGACGGTCAGCGGGCTGTCGCCGAGCACGGCGTACACCTTCACGGTGAAGGCGCGGGACGCGGCCGGGAACACCTCCGCGGCCTCGAACTCCGTGAGCGTGACCACGAGCGCGGGCGGTGGCGGCCCCACCGGCTTCAAGCAGGCGGCGCCCTACCTCTACCTCGGCTGGGGCGACCCGCCGAGCGCGACCTCGGTGATGAGCTCGACCGGGATCAAGTGGTTCACGATGGCGTTCATGCTCGACTCGGGCGGCTGCAACCCCGCCTGGGACAGCAGCCGGCCGCTGACCGGCGGCACCGACCAGACCGTCATCAACCAGATCCGTTCCGCGGGCGGTGACGTCGTCCCGTCGTTCGGCGGCTGGCAGGGCAGCAAGCTCGGCGCCAACTGCTCCTCCGCCGGTGCGCTGGCGGGTGCGCTGCAGAAGGTGATCGACGCCTACGGCCTCAAGGCGATCGACATGGACATCGAGAACACCGACGAGTTCGAGAACGAGGCCGTCCAGGCGAAGATCCTGACCGCGCTGAAGACCGTGAAGGCCAACAACCCCGGCCTGCGCACGATCGTCACCTTCGGCACCTCGACGACCGGTCCGACGTACTACGGCAACCGGCTCATCGAGCAGGCGCAGTCGCTCAACGCGGGCATCGACGTCTTCACCATCATGCCGTTCGACTTCGGCGGCGGCTCCGACATGTACAACAACACCGTCAACGCCACCGAGGGGCTGAAGGCCAAGCTGAAGTCGACCTTCGGCTGGGACGACGCCACCGCGTACTCCCACATCGGCATCTCCGGCATGAACGGACTGAGCGACCAGCAGGAGAACACGACCCCGGCGATCTGGACCCAGATCCGTGACTGGGCGAACTCGCACCACATCGCCCGGCTCGCCTACTGGGCGGTCAACCGTGACCGGTCCTGCCCCGGCGGCGGTGTGGTGAGCAACTGCTCCGGCATCAGCCAGAGCACCTGGCAGTTCACCTCCATCACCGCCGGGTTCACCGGCTGA
- a CDS encoding ATP-grasp domain-containing protein, which produces MVSRVRVWLNRTYAENVFFMDQLRSNPQRRAVEIHATHGDPDSPVLAAADTAAMEPDGLSPAAYVEYALDQCARHSIDVFVPVLHQPAIVAHRAEFAALGTALLAPTVEAVAVFQDKATAYQAVQAVGVPVPPWWRVRTPEELVAAVEALEADGHRACFKPAAGAGGVGFRVLTRTPFSMMHLNGFPSPYVPLDLVVEAMLQADEPVDWLVMPRLAEPEVSVDCLTGPDGRVRMAVGRTKNGRRRGFTLHPSWIEPARLLAEAFGLHYLTNIQFRMFGDEPVLMDVNTRPAGGLHQLAQCGVNAPWAAVQLALGEETGELLPPTLAPDYTVVAGPRPVRPVSLPQQRTDAHAPAPTLPAVPAPAAAVTTAPATAPAASSAATPASAGASSAAIAPA; this is translated from the coding sequence ATGGTCTCTCGCGTACGCGTCTGGCTCAACCGCACGTACGCGGAGAACGTGTTCTTCATGGACCAGCTGCGAAGTAATCCGCAGCGCCGCGCGGTCGAGATCCATGCCACGCACGGTGATCCCGACTCCCCCGTGCTGGCGGCCGCCGACACCGCCGCCATGGAGCCGGACGGCCTCTCCCCCGCCGCCTACGTGGAGTACGCGCTCGACCAGTGCGCACGGCACTCCATCGATGTGTTCGTGCCGGTCCTGCACCAGCCGGCGATCGTGGCGCACCGCGCGGAGTTCGCCGCGCTCGGTACGGCCCTGCTGGCGCCGACCGTCGAGGCCGTGGCCGTCTTCCAGGACAAGGCGACCGCGTACCAGGCCGTGCAGGCCGTGGGCGTGCCGGTGCCTCCGTGGTGGCGGGTGCGTACCCCTGAAGAGCTGGTGGCGGCGGTCGAGGCGCTGGAGGCCGACGGCCACCGGGCCTGCTTCAAGCCCGCGGCCGGCGCGGGCGGGGTGGGCTTCCGCGTCCTGACGCGGACCCCCTTCTCGATGATGCACCTCAACGGGTTCCCGAGCCCGTACGTGCCGCTCGACCTGGTGGTGGAGGCGATGTTGCAGGCCGACGAGCCCGTCGACTGGCTCGTCATGCCGCGTCTGGCGGAGCCGGAGGTGTCCGTGGACTGCCTGACCGGTCCGGACGGCCGGGTCCGTATGGCGGTGGGCCGCACCAAGAACGGGCGTCGCCGTGGCTTCACGCTCCACCCTTCGTGGATCGAGCCCGCGCGGCTGCTCGCGGAGGCGTTCGGGCTGCACTACCTGACGAACATCCAGTTCCGTATGTTCGGCGACGAGCCGGTTCTGATGGACGTCAACACCCGTCCGGCGGGCGGTCTGCACCAGCTCGCCCAGTGCGGCGTCAACGCCCCTTGGGCGGCAGTGCAGTTGGCCCTCGGCGAGGAGACGGGCGAGCTGCTGCCGCCGACGCTCGCACCGGACTACACCGTGGTGGCGGGGCCGCGTCCGGTGCGCCCGGTGTCACTGCCGCAGCAGCGCACCGACGCCCACGCCCCCGCGCCCACGCTGCCGGCCGTCCCGGCCCCGGCGGCGGCGGTCACCACGGCACCGGCCACGGCGCCCGCGGCCTCGTCGGCCGCCACGCCCGCGTCCGCGGGTGCGAGCAGCGCCGCCATCGCTCCCGCCTGA
- a CDS encoding metallophosphoesterase, with translation MRSTAGGHGNLLAISDLHIGYPENRALVEEMRPSTDDDWLLVAGDVSETVADIHWALETLAGRFRKVVWVPGNHELWTHPKDTVTLRGVERYEHLVTLCRELGVTTPEDPYPIWDGPGGPVVVAPLFLLYDYSFLPPGCTTKDEGMAYAEKTGVICTDEYTLHPDPYPSREAWCRARVAETGRRLAELPEDLPTVLVNHYPLDRHPTDVLRYPEFAMWCGTGLTADWHRRFRVEVMVYGHLHIPRTTHHEGVRFEEVSVGYPREWRPRPGPPGTLRRILPMEVGTGDRGAAPGLGRERGGAR, from the coding sequence GTGCGGTCTACGGCCGGCGGACACGGAAACCTGCTGGCCATCAGCGACCTGCACATCGGGTATCCGGAGAACCGCGCCCTGGTCGAGGAGATGCGCCCCTCCACGGACGACGACTGGCTCCTGGTCGCCGGTGACGTCTCGGAGACCGTGGCCGACATCCACTGGGCCCTCGAAACACTCGCCGGACGCTTCCGCAAGGTCGTCTGGGTGCCGGGCAACCACGAGCTGTGGACCCATCCGAAGGACACCGTCACGCTGCGCGGCGTGGAGCGCTACGAGCATCTCGTGACCCTGTGCCGGGAGCTGGGTGTCACGACCCCCGAGGACCCCTACCCGATCTGGGACGGGCCGGGCGGCCCCGTCGTCGTCGCACCGCTCTTCCTGCTCTACGACTACTCGTTCCTGCCGCCGGGCTGCACGACCAAGGACGAGGGCATGGCGTACGCGGAGAAGACCGGGGTGATCTGCACCGACGAGTACACCCTGCACCCCGACCCCTATCCGAGCCGCGAGGCCTGGTGCCGGGCCCGGGTCGCCGAGACCGGGCGCAGGCTCGCCGAGCTGCCCGAGGACCTGCCCACGGTGCTGGTCAACCACTATCCGCTGGACCGCCACCCGACCGACGTCCTGCGCTATCCCGAGTTCGCGATGTGGTGCGGCACCGGGCTGACGGCCGACTGGCACCGCCGGTTCCGCGTCGAGGTCATGGTCTACGGTCATCTCCACATCCCGCGGACCACCCACCACGAGGGGGTCCGCTTCGAAGAGGTCTCGGTGGGCTACCCCCGCGAGTGGCGCCCACGCCCGGGACCGCCGGGAACGCTGCGCCGCATACTGCCGATGGAGGTCGGAACCGGTGATCGAGGAGCTGCTCCCGGACTCGGTCGTGAGCGTGGAGGCGCTCGGTGA
- a CDS encoding 4'-phosphopantetheinyl transferase — translation MIEELLPDSVVSVEALGDDAAGGARLYPEEEALAVSFVHKRRSEFAAVRGCARQAMEKLGVAPRAVPRGDSGAPIWPAGLIGSMTHCEGYCAASLARAGDLASLGIDAEPHQELPEDVIVSVALPTENDRLRRLAERDPSVHWDRLLFSAKESVYKAWFPLMGQWLDFLEADIDLFEDGGPAPHGAGAGASAARGSTTGTAASGAEVSRGPVSRGPLSRGSVTGHPVTGHAVSRDSVSRDSLKGSATGGPERSGGFRATLLVPGPLVGGRRIQSFDGRWTVRQGLLATAVAVPHGGTGAV, via the coding sequence GTGATCGAGGAGCTGCTCCCGGACTCGGTCGTGAGCGTGGAGGCGCTCGGTGACGACGCGGCCGGGGGCGCGCGGCTGTATCCCGAGGAAGAGGCGCTCGCGGTGTCGTTCGTACACAAACGGCGCAGTGAGTTCGCCGCCGTACGCGGCTGTGCCCGGCAGGCCATGGAGAAGCTCGGGGTGGCGCCGCGCGCCGTTCCGCGCGGGGACAGCGGAGCGCCGATCTGGCCCGCGGGGCTGATCGGCAGCATGACGCACTGCGAGGGCTACTGCGCCGCGTCCCTCGCCCGCGCCGGTGACCTGGCCTCCCTGGGCATCGACGCCGAACCCCACCAGGAGCTTCCCGAGGACGTCATCGTCTCGGTGGCGCTGCCCACCGAGAACGACCGCCTGCGCCGGCTGGCGGAGCGGGACCCGTCCGTGCACTGGGACCGGCTGCTCTTCAGCGCCAAGGAGTCGGTCTACAAGGCGTGGTTCCCGCTCATGGGGCAGTGGCTGGACTTCCTGGAGGCGGACATCGATCTCTTCGAGGACGGCGGCCCGGCGCCGCACGGTGCCGGAGCGGGGGCTTCCGCGGCCAGGGGTTCCACGACGGGGACTGCGGCGAGCGGGGCTGAGGTGAGCAGAGGTCCGGTGAGCAGGGGGCCACTGAGCAGGGGTTCCGTGACCGGGCACCCCGTGACCGGGCACGCCGTGTCCAGGGACTCCGTGTCCAGGGACTCCCTGAAGGGTTCCGCCACCGGCGGTCCCGAACGGTCCGGCGGATTCCGGGCCACGCTCCTGGTACCGGGACCGCTGGTCGGCGGGCGCCGGATCCAGTCCTTCGACGGGCGCTGGACGGTCCGGCAGGGCCTGCTGGCCACGGCCGTCGCCGTGCCCCACGGCGGAACGGGCGCGGTCTAG
- a CDS encoding alpha/beta fold hydrolase, with product MADVPPRRPRRNLRLRSVGGAELRLQHRVVHGYRRAYRVAGEGPALVLIHGIGDSSATWADLIPDLARTHTVIAPDLLGHGASDKPRADYSVAAYANGVRDLLTTLDIESATLVGHSLGGGVAMQFAYQFPDRTERLILVSAGGVGGEVNPVLRAVSLPGAHLLLSTLRLPGMRLQVGLFLRLMTLLDTDLGQDAPELLNLVDALPDATSRSAFIRTLRAVVDWRGQSVTMLDRCYLTEGMPTMLLWGDRDSVVPVRHAYGAHRAMPGSRLEIFEGAGHFPFHSDPARFLNLVEEFTSTTSPADWSREHWRELLRAGRPGTTVGQPDTAHNRAVERDLREASERSAT from the coding sequence GTGGCCGACGTACCGCCTCGGCGTCCGAGGCGAAACCTGCGACTGCGCTCGGTGGGCGGCGCGGAACTGCGCCTGCAGCATCGCGTCGTGCACGGCTACCGGCGTGCCTACCGTGTGGCGGGCGAGGGCCCCGCGCTCGTCCTCATCCACGGCATCGGCGACTCCTCGGCGACCTGGGCGGACCTGATCCCCGACCTGGCCCGCACCCACACCGTGATCGCGCCCGACCTGCTGGGCCACGGGGCCTCCGACAAGCCGCGTGCCGACTACTCGGTGGCCGCGTACGCCAACGGGGTCCGCGACCTGCTGACCACGCTCGACATCGAGTCCGCGACCCTGGTCGGTCACTCGCTCGGCGGAGGCGTCGCGATGCAGTTCGCCTACCAGTTCCCCGACCGTACGGAACGGCTGATCCTGGTCAGTGCCGGAGGCGTCGGCGGCGAGGTCAACCCGGTGCTGCGGGCCGTCTCGCTGCCGGGCGCCCACCTCCTGCTGTCCACCCTGCGACTGCCCGGAATGAGACTCCAAGTAGGCCTGTTCTTACGCCTGATGACGCTCCTCGACACCGACCTGGGCCAGGACGCGCCGGAACTGCTGAACCTCGTGGACGCCCTGCCCGACGCGACCTCCCGCAGCGCGTTCATCCGCACCCTGCGCGCCGTGGTCGACTGGCGCGGCCAGTCGGTGACCATGCTCGACCGCTGCTATCTGACCGAGGGCATGCCCACGATGCTGCTCTGGGGCGACCGGGACAGCGTGGTGCCGGTGCGGCACGCGTACGGGGCGCACCGGGCGATGCCCGGCAGCAGACTGGAGATCTTCGAAGGCGCGGGCCACTTCCCCTTCCACAGCGACCCGGCGCGCTTCCTCAACCTCGTCGAGGAGTTCACCAGCACCACCAGTCCGGCCGACTGGAGCCGCGAGCACTGGCGGGAGCTGCTGCGTGCCGGCCGCCCCGGCACGACGGTGGGGCAGCCGGACACGGCACACAACCGCGCCGTGGAACGGGACCTGCGGGAGGCGAGCGAACGCAGCGCGACCTGA